Genomic segment of Rhodocaloribacter litoris:
AAGGGCGACCGGATGCTGTTCATGTCGAACGGAAAGGAGTACGACGCCGAGGAGATCGGTATCCTGAAGCTGGGGATGCACCCGGTCGAGGCGCTGCGGGCCGGGGAGGTGGGCTATATCATCGGGTCGGTCAAAGACGTGCACGATACCCGGGTCGGCGACACGATCACGCATGCACGGCGCCCGGCCGAGGCACCGGTGGCCGGCTTCCGCGAGGTCAAGCCGATGGTCTTCAGCGGCGTCTATCCCACCAACGCCGACGACTTCGAAGACCTGCGTGCCTCGCTCGAGAAGCTCCAGCTCAACGACGCCGCGCTGACCTTCGAGCCGGAGACCTCGGCCGCGCTCGGCTTCGGCTTCCGCGTGGGGTTCCTGGGCCTGCTCCACATGGAGGTGGTACAGGAACGGCTCGACCGCGAGTTCGGCCTCGACATCATCACGACGGTGCCGAACGTGAAGTATGAGGTGCTGCTGACCAACGGGCAGGTCGTCGTGGTCGAGAACCCGAGCCACATGCCGCCCACCGGTCAGATCGAGGAGATCCGCGAGCCGTACGTCAAGGCCGAGATCATCACCCCGGCCGAGTACATCGGCAGCCTGATGCAGCTCTGCCAGGAGCGGCGCGGCGTCTACGTCAACACCCAGTACTTCGACACCGAGCGGGCGGGCCTCGTCTACGAGCTGCCCCTGGCCGAGATCATCTTCGATTTCTACGACAAGCTCAAGAGCGTCAGCCGCGGCTATGCCTCGTTCGACTACGAATTTCTGGCCTACCGCCCCAGCAACCTGGTCAAGCTCGACGTGCTGATCAACGGCGACCCGGTCGATGCGCTCTCGACCATCGTTCACCGGGACAAGGCGTACGAGATGGGGCGCAAGCTCACGCGCAAGCTCAAGGACCTGATCCCGCGCCAGATGTTCGAGGTGGCCCTGCAGGCGGCCATCGGCACGCGCGTCATCGCCCGCGAGACGGTGAAGGCCCTGCGCAAGGACGTCACGGCCAAGTGCTACGGCGGCGACATCACGCGCAAGCGCAAGCTGCTCGAAAAGCAGAAAGAGGGCAAGCGGCGGATGAAGCAGGTGGGGCGCGTCGAGGTGCCCCAGGAGGCGTTCCTGGCTGTGCTTTCCATGGAAGATTGAAACGCCGGCGGGCCCGTGCGCATCAGGAATGGTACCATCCTTGCAAGTCCAGCCTTCGGACGACGTTCAAAGCCGTAGCGGGCAGATGATGCGGTACGTGTGGATCGGGCTGGTGGCATGGTGCCTGGGGGCGGCAACGGACGGGAAGGCCCAGAGCCTGATCGACCTGTTCCGTTCCGAACGGGTCCGCGTGCAGGCCGAGCACCTTCGCCGGCAGTACGGCATGCGTGCCGTGCCGCTCCCGCCGGTGCGGATTCCGGTGCTCGCCGACACGCTGTGGGCGCGTCGCGAGCGGCCGGCCGGCCCGGCCGCCGAAGCCCCGTCGCCTCCGTCCTTCCCGATCGCGCGGTGGCAACTCGTCCGCAAGCTGGAGCGTCCCTGGTTCGAGAAGCGGTTCGCCGGAACCGCCTGGGCCTTCCTCGGGAGCAACACGTTTCACCCGCTCGACACCCTGCGCACACGCGACCTCCGGGCCCGCCTGCAGGCCCACTTCGGCCCGCCGACGCTCACGCTGGCCGAGCTGGACCTGCCCGGGGGGCGTGCCCGCAACGCCCGGGCCCGTGACACGTTCATCCAGTTCGAGTACTGGTTTGTGCTGAACGACTCGATTCCCTTCGTCGTCATGGACGTGAACGGCCCGCTGGAGCGCGGGCTCGTGGTGGCCTCGGACAGCCGCTACCGCGACGACCTGTTCGCCATCCGGCAGGCGCTCCTCGGGCGGCTGGTCGAAGAGGGCCGGCGGGAACCGTACGTGGACTACTACTTTCACGCCGATACCAACACCTGGTACCGAACCGGCTACAAGCATGGGGCGTTCTTTATGGAACGCATTCCCCGGCCCGAGCTGTTTCGCGGGCGGCCGCTCTTGCGAGGACCGGCCGGCTAGGCCGTATCCATGCCGCCTCCGTGGCCCCGGCATTCCATTCAGATAGAGAAAAAACCTTGGCAAACCCGACCACGCGAACCGAACGGCGAAAGACGCGCGCCGGAAGCCGCGCCGAACCGGCCGGCACCAACGGGCGGGCCCGGAAAGCCCCCTCGCAAAAGAGCAAGCTGCGCGAGTGGCTCGACGCCCTCGTCTTTGCGGCCGTCGTGATGCTGATCGTCCGCACCTTCTTCTTCGATCTGTTCAAGATCCCCACTCCGTCGATGGAGCGGAGCCTGCTCGTCGGGGACTTTCTCTTCGTCTCGAAGTTGCACTACGGCACCCGCACCCCCATGACGCTCGGCATCCCGTTCACGCAGATCTACATCGGCGGGCTCGAGCTGCCCTGGACCCGCCTGCCGGGCTTCAGCGAGGTGAAGCGGGGCGATGCCATCGTGTTCAACTATCCGGTCGAGGAGGCGCCCATCGAGCGCAAGACGCACTACATCAAGCGGGTCATGGGCCTGCCGGGCGAGACGCTCTCGGTGCAGGACAAGGTGGTTCACGTCGACGGCGAGCCGGTCCCGCTCATGGAGGGCATGCAGCAGCGGTGGCTCGTCTACAAGAGCAGCCCCAACGTCCGCCTCTCGCGTACCCGGCTCGAGGAGCTCGGGGTCGACCCGGCCGGCGTCGTCGATCCGCAGAACTCGGCGGTGGCCCAGGTCAACGCGACGACGGCGGCGGCGCGTGAGATCGCGTCCTGGCCCTGGGTGGAACGCGTGGAACCGGCCATCGCCCCGCCGGACGCCGGCTACAGTGAGCTCATGTATCCACCCGGCCGGGGGTATACGCCGGACAACTACGGGCCCGTGTGGATCCCGAAAGCCGGCGAGACGATCCCGCTGACGGAGGAGAACTGGCCGGTCTACGAGCCCGTGATCCGCCGGTATGAAGGCCATGTCACCGGCCGGGGGCAGGGCGGCACCTTCCTCGTCGATGGCGCAGCCGTCACCACCTACACCTTCGCCCAGAACTACTACTTCGTCATGGGGGACAACCGCGACAACTCGGAGGACAGTCGTTTCTGGGGCTTCGTCCCGGAAGATCACGTCGTCGGCAAGGCGATCCTGATTTATTTCTCCTGGGAAAAAGATGAGGGCGACCTGCTCGGGATTCCCCGGTTCGGTCGCCTCTTCAAACCCGTACCGTAGCGCTTGTTGCCGCGTCCACATAGCGATGCGACGGCACCGGGCGAGGCCCCGGTGGCTGCCGGCACGGTGGCCCGTGCGCACCGGCTGCGCACCCGCGACTGGCTCGCTGCGTTCGGGGTGGCCGTCGTGGCGGCGCTCCTGCTGCGCGCCTTCTGCTTGCAGGCCTTCCGCATTCCCACCTCCTCGATGGAGAAGAACCTGCTGGCGGGGGATTTTGTCCTGGTCTCCAAGCTCCACTACGGTCCCCGCCTGCCCCGCTCCGTCGGGCTACCGCTGACCGGCTGGTACCTGCCGGACGTCACGTTGCCGCACGTGCGGGTGCCCGGCTTCTCCCGGATCCGCCGCGGCGATGTGATCGTCTTCAACTACCCGGCCGAAGAAGGACCGGTCGATCGCAAGACGCACTACATCAAGCGGGTCGTAGGCCTGCCGGGCGAGACGCTCTCGATCCGGAACAAGGTGACCCATATCGACGGGGTTCCGCTGCCGCTGATGCCGGGCATGCAGCAGAAGTGGGTGGTGCGGGCCGAGCCCGGTGCGGTTTTGCCGCTGGAAGAGCTGGAAGCCCGTGGCGCGTCGCTCCTCTCGGTGCAGGGCGGGCTCCGCACCGGCGGTCGCATCGCCTTCGAGGCCACCCGGGACGTGGCCGAGGAGGTGGCCTCCTGGAATGCGGTCGCCTCCGTCGAACCGCTGGTGACGCCCCCGCAAGCCGGCCTCCGGCTGCGCACCTTTCCCCCCGGGCGCGGCTTCAGCCCCGACCACTACGGGCCCCTCTACATCCCCGCCCGGGGCGACACGCTCCACCTCACCGACGAGAGCTGGCCCGTCTATGAACGGCTGATCCGGCGCTACGAGGGCCACGACGCCCGCCGCCTCGACGACGGACGCTTCCTGATCGACGGGGTGCTCACGGACCGCTACGTGGTCGAGCAGGACTACTACTTCGTCATGGGGGACAACCGCGACAACTCCCAGGACAGCCGCGTCTGGGGCTTCGTCCCCATGGATCACGTGGTGGGAAAAGCCGTGCTGGTCTATTTCTCCTGGGACCTGGAACGCCACATGCCCCGTTTCGAGCGTATCCTGCACCGCATCCGCTGATACCGCAGCCCGCCCTTCCGTCAGTTCGTGCCCCGGATGCGGTCGAAGTAGTCCTGCTGGGGGGTGCCCGGCGGCACGTCGTACGGGTGGGCCGGCAGCTCCACCCGGTGCAGCACGGGGAAACGCGGGGCGTATTCGAAGGGGGTCGGGTGGCCGAAGGTCTCCTGGCCGATGACGAGCACCGTGGTCCCCGGTGCGATGACCGTGCCGAAACTGGAGGGGAACCCGTTTCCTCCGGAAGCCAGCTTCCAGCCGTCGGCCCAGTGGTAGACCCACTTTGCGTCGTCGTCGATCAGGCGAACGCATCCGTGGCTCTGGGGACCGCCCGTGGGCATGGCATACTGGTGAATGTGGATGCCGCGGGCTTCGTGGAAGTTGAACACCCAGTACATCTCCCAGGGCTCTCCCGGCGGGCTGAGCGACGAGATCCGGTACTCGGCCTTCCAGTTGAAGTTGTACCGCCCGTTCGGGGTCGGAGAGGTTTCGGCTCCCGTACTCACAATGCCCCAGCGGACGAGCTTGCCGTATTCATACGCCGCCCAGGCCTGGATCTCTTTCTCGATGATGAACAGCTTGTCGAAGTCGCGGGCGCCGGGGTAGTAGTAGGGGAACGGGCTGTAGGCGCAGAAATTCACGTCGAAGCGGTCCGGCACCACCAGCGTGTCGCCGATGTTCGTGAACGCAACCAGCTTGCGGTTCAGCAGCTCGACCAGTTTGGCACGCTCCTGCCCGAGCTGGACGTCGCCGTCGCCGAGCACCTTGTAGAAGGTGTTGCGGGCCAGCACGTTATTGTCCCGGCTGCTGTAGAGCACGTAGTATTTATAGTTGACCTCGGGCAGGGTGTCGAGGTCTTCCGGGCAGGCGGAAAGGATGCCGGAAAGGGCGGACTGGTTGATGTAGGACTGCGCCGCCGAGGGCTCCGGTGCCGTCGCGGCCAGCAGGAACAGCAGCAAGACAAGATGGCAGGTTCGTTTCATCAGCGTGACCGGATGGCGAAAGCGGGGTTCGATGGTTGTGTATCGCGTTCGAAGCAAATCCGATGCCTGGCACGACCGAGACGCCTCATGGGTTTCCGGACGGCTTTCTTCGTGAACATCGGACTAAATACTTGCCATCCGGGGTGCCCGCGCCTAATATGCGTTGAAACGGGAAGTGGGGCAAGGATATGGAAAATGCTTTTTTGAACCCGAACCCGGAAAAATACTGGCGGGTTTTTTATACGGCCCCGCGGGCGGAGAAAAAATGTGAGCAGCGGTTGCAGGAGCGCCGTTTTGAAGTGTTCTTGCCCAAGCGGGCTGTCATTCGCCAATGGAAGGACCGCAAGAAGAAGGTGATCGAGCCGCTCTTTCCCAACTATCTCTTTGCGAAGGTGGATGAGGGGGAACGGATCCGGGTGCTTCAGACGGACGGGATCGTGCGCTGTGTCTCGTTCGGAGGACGACTGGCGCAGATGTCGGAGGAGGAGATCGAAAACCTACGCATCACACAGAACGATCCGTTGCGCCTGGAGCCGCTGCACGGGCCGTTGCCGCCCCGGGGGACGAAGGTGGTGGTGCAGGAGGGGCCGTTCCGCGGGTTGAGGGGGGAGGTCGTTTCCCACCGGGGCGAGACGCACGTCGTGCTGATCGTGCCCACCATCCGGCAGGCGGTACGCATCAACATCCCGGCGGTCTGGGCACAGCCGGTGCCGGCGGATGCGGCCTCGCGCCGTTAGGCAACCGGGATGCGGAAAACGGTGGCGTGCCAGGACTGCCCTGCCGGTTGTTCGAACCGTCCCCGGCGCAGTTCGCCGACCGAGGTGAGGCTCAGGTCGAAGACGGGGGTTTCGGCGTGGATGTGTCCTTCGCGCACCAGCCGGCGGAACTCCCGGCGTTCCGCGCTCCGGACGGTGCCGTCGTCGTCACGGTAGAAGACGGTCAGGGCGGGCGCCCAGGCCGTCGCCAGCGGGGCGATGGCCGCTTCGATGTGGTGGACGGAGGCGTCGATGCCGCACCCGGAGAGGTCGCCCGCCGGCAGGTGGCCCGCCACCGCCAGAAAACGATCGTGCAGGAAGACGGCCGCACCCCGGACCGGCCGGCCGTGCGAGCTCCAGCGTGCCAGGAAAGGCTGCAGGCGTTCCAGTACCTCGGCTTGCTCCCGGGCCGTCAGGGAGCGCTCGGCCGCGTAGATCCAGAGCCGGGCCTCGTCCGGAAAGGCAGGGAAAAGCGGGGTTGACATGGCGAGACGGATCGATGCGTGGATGAACGATGCGGCAGGAACCGGGCGTTGAACGCGGGAGCCGGGGGAAAGATCGTTCATTCCAGGCGCAGCTCCTGGATGCGCAGCTCGGCCGCTTCGAGGCGTTGCAGGCAGAAGCGTGCCAGCCGGACGCCCTCCTCGTAGGCCTGCAACGCGGCGTCCAGGTCCGCCTCGTCGTTTTCGAGCATTTCCACGATGGTTTCCAGGCGGCGCAGCGCCTGTTCGAACGTCATCTCCTCGGGAGGCGGCGGGGCGGTTTGCTTGCTCATGGCGTTCCGAAGCGGAAGGGAAGGACAGCGAAACCTACGGCGGTTCCGGAAAGGATGCCAGCCGGGTCTGCGCTGCGGGGCCTACAAAGTTTGTGCGAAGAAACGATTCCGGGTGGAAAGAAGGGGCGCCGTGCCGGTTCTTCCGGGCGATAGGTGTCTGTCAACGAAACGGGACGCAACGGGTATGGATCTCGGGCTCAAAGGCAAAGTGGCCGTCGTCACCGGTGCCAGCCGGGGCATCGGCGAGCGGATCGCGCGCTCGCTTGCGGCCGAAGGATGCCGGCTGGTGATCTGTGCGCGGGGGGAGGAGGCCCTGCGCGGGGTGGCCGGCGCGATCGAGCGCGACGGCGGCGAAGTCCTGGCGCTGCCGCTGGACATCACCGCACCGGACGCTCCCGGGCGGCTTGTCCACGCCACGCTCGAGCGCTACGGCCGCCTCGACGTCTTCGTCGGCAATGCCGGCGGGAACCGCCGCAAACCCTTCGTCGAGACGACGGACGACGACTGGGAGGCGATCCTCGACCTGAACCTGAAGGCGCACATCCGCACGAGCCGGGCCGTCGTCGCTCCGATGAAAGCGGCCGGCGGCGGGGCCATCCTCTTTGTGGCGTCGATCTTTGGCCGGGAAGCCGGGGGCGCGAACCTGTCGATCTACAACACCACGAAGTCCGCCCTCATCAGCGTGGCCAAGATCATGGCCGTCGAGCTGGCCCCGTACAACATCCGGGTCAACACCGTGGCGCCCGGGTCGATTCGTTTTCCGGGCGGCAGCTGGGACCGGCGTTGCAAGGAAGATCCCGAAGGGATGGCTCGCTTCGTCGCGCAGAACATCCCGATGGGGCGGTTCGGCACGGCCGAGGAGGTGGCGGACGTGGTGACGTTCCTCGTCTCCGAGCGGGCCAGCTGGGTCTCCGGCGCCTGTGTCAACGTCGACGGGGTGCAGTCGCACTCGCTGATCTAGCCGGCCCCCGGACGGCCGGGCTAGTCGAAGCGGACGAAGGTGGCGATGACCTTCCGGATGCCGTTCTCAGGCCGGCGCCACTGCACGAGGATGGGGCTCTGGTAGGTGCCCTGCACGATGCGGCCCCGGCCGGGCTGGTCCCGGTCGGAGACCGGCAGGCTCACGTGCCGCTTCATGCGGAGGAAGCGTGAGGCCGGGTAGCGGAGAAACTTGTCGATGATGCGCTCGACCAGCGACTCGTTCAGGCCCAGCACGTCGAGCGCCTCGTTGACCAGGTGCACGAGGTCGTACTTGGCGTAGTTCCGGGCCTTGCTCGGGATCGAACGGGGGTTCAGGAGCATGTTGCGGCCCTTTTCGGCCATGAAGCGCAGGGGGTTTTGCAGCACTTCGGCCAGGTCGTGCCGCATGAGCAGGGTTTCGTATTCGTTCACGGTCAGCCCCGTGTGGAGCTCGTCCGGGGCCAGGCGCAGGTCGATGCGTCCTTTGGTGATGCCCAGGGCCTGCAGGTGTTCCAGGAGCTGCTCGTAGAGGCCCAGGCGCGGATCCCGCAGGTTGACCGAGTCGATGGGGTGGTGGGAGACCGGGACGTCGAACGTGCGGGTGGCGCTGGTTTCTTCCCGGTTGAAGCCGATGACGGTGGTGCGCCGCCGGCGCCGGTCCTCACCGTTGATGCCGTCGAGGTCGATGAAGAAGACGGGCCGGCCGGGGTGGTTGGCGTATGTCACACAGCTTTCGAGCCCGGAGCCGATGAAGGTCAGGTGGGAGTCGGCGTTGCGCGGCTCGCACTGCCGCTGTGCTTCGGACAGTTCGGTGCGCCGGTGCAGCTGGTCGTGGTGGTAGTCGGCGTTCGGGGGAAAGAGGCGCTGGAAGGAGCGGACGTACTGGCGGACGGCCTCCACGTCGTAGTTGAGCCGCTCGCACAGGCGCTGGTCCAGGTAGCCCGCCGTGGTGTGGTAGGAACAGTAGAGGACGCGGGGGAAGGCGCTGAGCCGGTCGCCGAGGCGGGGCGTGATGTCGATGATGGCAAGGCGCGACGGCGGGGTGAGTTCGAGTGTGATTTCGGCCGGCGGTGACATCATGAAGCAAACAAGGTGGAACAAAGGGCCCCGGGCGACGGCGGTACGCCCTGTGAGGTCTTCGGCGGGCTCAAAGCGCCCCATACTACGCCCGACTTCCGGGGGCGTTTCAAAATAGGGAAGGTCTCAGGAAAAATGCGAGGGATCCCCGGAAGGGGCGCGGGCGGTTACCGGATCAGGGCGGGGCGGCTGTCGTCGGCGAAGCGGAGCAGCACCTCGTCGCCGGGGTGGAGGTCGGCGGCGGCGGTGACGGGGACGCCGCCTCGCTCGACGCGGGCGTAACCGAGGTGCAGGGGGCGGCGCGGGTCGAGGAGGTGGAGCCGGGCCGTGAGGGCGTCGAGCCGGTGCCGGCGGGTCTCGAAGAGGCGCCGGGGGCTGCGCGAGAGCCGGAGGAGGAGTTCGTCGAGGCGCTGTCCGGCGGTGTGGAGCCGGTCCACCGGGCGCAGGAAGGCCCGGGAGCCGATCAGGTGCCGGATGTGGCGCCGGCGTTCCTCGACGGTCTGGGTGAGCCGGGCATGGAGCCGGTCGCAGAGCCCGCGTACGAGGAAGGCAACTTCGCGGCGGTCCGGCACCGCCAGCTCGGCCGCCATCGACGGGGTGGCGGCCCGCACGTCGGCCACGAAGTCGGCGATGGACACATCGGTCTCATGCCCGACGGCGCTGATGATCGGGATCTCGGAAGCGAAGATGGCGCGGGCCACGATCTCCTCGTTGAACGCCCAGAGGTCTTCGGCCGAGCCGCCGCCGCGCCCCACGATCAGGAGGTCCGGTCGCAGGGGGTCGCCTGCCGGCAGGGCGTTGAAGCTGTCGATGGCTTCCGCGACGGCCTCCGCCGCCCCGAGGCCCTGCACCTGCACGGGGCAGACGAGTGCCCGTACTGCGGGGAAGCGCCGCTCCAGGATGGAGAGGATGTCGTGGAGGGCCGCCCCGGTGCCCGAGGTGACGATGCCCACGGTTTCGGGGAAGGGGGGGAGCGGCTTCTTGTGCCGGGCGTCGAAGAGGCCCTCGGCAGCCAGCTTGCGCTTGAGCGCTTCGAAGGCCTGCTGCAGCGCGCCCTCCCCCGCCAGGCGCATCGACCGCACGACGATCTGCAGATCGCCCCGGGTTTCGTAGAGGGTCACCTCGCCCCGCACCCGGACGAGCAGGCCGTCCGTGGGCCGGAAGAAGAGGTGCCGCGCATAACCCTGCCACATGACGCAACGGATCTGCGCGTCGGCGTCTTTCAGCGTGAAATAGCAGTGGCCGGAGGCCGGGCGCCGGAAGTTGGACAGCTCGCCTTCGACCTGCACGTCGTCGAAGTGGGTGCCGACGAGGTCCTTGATGCCGCGCACGAGCTCGCGTACGCTGAGGATCGGTCGTTCCATCGTTCGGAAAGGGTAAATCAACGAAGCGGAGCGCCATGTTGCATGCCGACCTGCTCTCTGAAACCAGCATCCCGGATGGCAGCGATCCGGCAGACAACCCGCGCCCCGTTTGGTTCCACGAAGCGCGGGCCGGTTTGTGACCCCGGCGTAGCAGCCTGTCGGCGACGACGTGTGGGAGCAGTTTCCTATCCCGCGAACGGAAAACGTGTAGACACACGGTAAAATCCGGTGAAGACGGATTCCTTCCGGAAGGGGAGACGGGCACAAGCGCGTCTCCCCTTCGTATGTGCTGCAATCCTTCATGCACCGAACGTCGTCATGCCATCGAATCCGCCTTCCAACAAAATCAAGGTTCTTTTCGTCTGCCTCGGTAACATCTGCCGGAGCCCGCTGGCCGAAGGGGTCTTCCGGCACCTGGTGCGGGAACGCGGCCTGGAAGATCGCTTCGACATCGACTCGGCCGGCACCGGCAGCTGGCACGTGGGCGAACCACCCGACCGGCGCATGCGGGAGACGGCCCGCCGCCACGGCGTGCCCCTCGACGGCCAGCGCGCTCGCCAGTTCACCGCCCGGGACCTCGAACACTACGACCACATCTTCGTGATGGACCGGGACAACCTGCACGACGTGCTCTTTCTCGACCGCGAAGATCGCTACGGAAACAAGGTGCGCCTTTTTCGCGAATTCGACCCCGAGCCGGGCGACTACCAGGTGCCCGACCCCTACTACGGCGGGGCCCAGGGCTTCGAGAACGTCTTCGCCATCGTCGAGCGGACGGCCCGCACCCTGCTCGACCGGCTCGTGGCCGAATACGACCTTGACCAGACCACGGCCTGACCCCCCATGTTGCCCGCAGCGCTGACGGACGCCCTTGCCGCCATGCTCGGCACCTCCGTGCGCCGGTGCGAGCCGGTCGGCGGCGGGTGCATTGCCCTGGCGTGCCGCGTCGAGACGGCGGAAGGATCCTACTTCCTCAAATGGGGGCGCGGCGATGTGGCCCGCACGTTCTGGGCCGAAGCCGACGGCCTCCGCGCCCTGCACGAGGCCGCCTCGCCGCTTCTCGTGCCCGAGGTGCTGGCCCTCGGCGATCCGGACGAGGCCACCCCGGGCTTCCTGCTGATGACGTGGATCGAAGCCGGGACGCGCGGGCCGGGCTTCTGGGAGGCCTTCGGCCGCGGCCTGGCCCACCTCCACCGGCACACGGCCGGCCGCTACGGCTTCGACGAGGACAATTTCATCGGGCGGCTGCCCCAGCACAACGCCTGGGCGGACGACTGGCCGGCGTTCTTCCGCGAGCGACGCCTCGAACCGCAGGTGCGGTGGGCCCGGGAGCGAGGTCGCTGGCACCGGCGCTGGGACCGGCCGCTCGAACGCCTCTATGCCCGCCTCGACGACCTGCTGCCCGCCCGCCCGGAACCCTCCCTCCTGCACGGTGACCTCTGGAGCGGCAACGTCATGACGGCCCGTGACGGCCGGGCCGCCCTCATCGATCCGGCCGTCTACTTCGGCCACCGTGAAGCCGACCTGGCCATGACCGAACTCTTCGGCGGCTTCAACCCGGCCTTCTATGCCGCCTATCGCGAAGCCTGGCCGCTGGAACCCGGCTATGCAGAGCGCCGCGCGGTCTATAACCTGTACCACCTGCTCAACCACCTGAACCACTTCGGCGAAGGCTATGCCGGCAGCGTCGCCGAAGTGCTCGACCGCTTCGCCTGAACATGGACCGACGCCTCACGCTCGCCTGTATCCAGCACAGCGCCGGCGCCGACCTCGACGCCAACCTGAAGGAGACGACGGCCCGCGTGCGGGAGGCGGCCGGGCGTGGGGCCCGGCTCGTCGGGTTGCCGGAGTACTTCAGCCAGCTGCACCTGCACCGGGGCCGTCTCCAGCTCACCGCCTATGACGAAGCCGACCACCCGGCCCTGCCGGTGTTTCGCGCGCTGGCTTCCGAACTCGGCATATGGATCCTGCTCGGCTCGCTGCCCGTCAGCGCGCCGGACGGGCGGGCCTTCAACCGCAGCCTCCTCCTCGACGACGCCGGGCGTATCGCCGCCCGCTACGACAAGATCCACCTCTTCGATGTCGACCTGGGCCGGGGCGAGGCCTACCGCGAGTCCGGCGTCATCATGCCCGGCAGCCGGGCCGTGGTGGCCGAGACGCCCTGGGGCCGGCTCGGCCTCTCCGTCTGCTACGACCTGCGTTTCCCCCACCTCTATCGCCGCCTGGCCCAGGCCGGGGCCGAGATCCTGGCCGTCCCCTCGGCCTTCACCCGCACGACGGGACAGGCACACTGGCACGTCCTGCTACGGGCCCGCGCCATCGAGAACGGCGCCTACGTCTTCGCGCCGGCCCAGTGCGGCACCCACGGCGACGGCGCCACCTACGGCCATGCCCTCATCGTCGACCCCTGGGGACGCGTGCTCGCCGACGCCGGGGACACGCCCGGCCTCATCCTGGCCGAGATCGACCTCGACGAGGTGGCACGGGTGCGGGCGAGGATCC
This window contains:
- the lepA gene encoding translation elongation factor 4, producing the protein MVYDQRKIRNFCIIAHIDHGKSTLADRLLELTGTLSQRELQEQVLDSMDLERERGITIKSHAVRMQYTARDGQTYVLNLIDTPGHVDFTYEVSRALKACEGAILVVDAAQGIEAQTISNLYLALEADLEIIPVLNKVDLPGARPDVVAQSIEHLIGEPAEDILHISAKTGLGVPELLERIVERIPPPKGDPEAPLKALIFDSVFNSYRGSIVYARVFEGTLRKGDRMLFMSNGKEYDAEEIGILKLGMHPVEALRAGEVGYIIGSVKDVHDTRVGDTITHARRPAEAPVAGFREVKPMVFSGVYPTNADDFEDLRASLEKLQLNDAALTFEPETSAALGFGFRVGFLGLLHMEVVQERLDREFGLDIITTVPNVKYEVLLTNGQVVVVENPSHMPPTGQIEEIREPYVKAEIITPAEYIGSLMQLCQERRGVYVNTQYFDTERAGLVYELPLAEIIFDFYDKLKSVSRGYASFDYEFLAYRPSNLVKLDVLINGDPVDALSTIVHRDKAYEMGRKLTRKLKDLIPRQMFEVALQAAIGTRVIARETVKALRKDVTAKCYGGDITRKRKLLEKQKEGKRRMKQVGRVEVPQEAFLAVLSMED
- the lepB gene encoding signal peptidase I; this translates as MANPTTRTERRKTRAGSRAEPAGTNGRARKAPSQKSKLREWLDALVFAAVVMLIVRTFFFDLFKIPTPSMERSLLVGDFLFVSKLHYGTRTPMTLGIPFTQIYIGGLELPWTRLPGFSEVKRGDAIVFNYPVEEAPIERKTHYIKRVMGLPGETLSVQDKVVHVDGEPVPLMEGMQQRWLVYKSSPNVRLSRTRLEELGVDPAGVVDPQNSAVAQVNATTAAAREIASWPWVERVEPAIAPPDAGYSELMYPPGRGYTPDNYGPVWIPKAGETIPLTEENWPVYEPVIRRYEGHVTGRGQGGTFLVDGAAVTTYTFAQNYYFVMGDNRDNSEDSRFWGFVPEDHVVGKAILIYFSWEKDEGDLLGIPRFGRLFKPVP
- the lepB gene encoding signal peptidase I, with the translated sequence MPRPHSDATAPGEAPVAAGTVARAHRLRTRDWLAAFGVAVVAALLLRAFCLQAFRIPTSSMEKNLLAGDFVLVSKLHYGPRLPRSVGLPLTGWYLPDVTLPHVRVPGFSRIRRGDVIVFNYPAEEGPVDRKTHYIKRVVGLPGETLSIRNKVTHIDGVPLPLMPGMQQKWVVRAEPGAVLPLEELEARGASLLSVQGGLRTGGRIAFEATRDVAEEVASWNAVASVEPLVTPPQAGLRLRTFPPGRGFSPDHYGPLYIPARGDTLHLTDESWPVYERLIRRYEGHDARRLDDGRFLIDGVLTDRYVVEQDYYFVMGDNRDNSQDSRVWGFVPMDHVVGKAVLVYFSWDLERHMPRFERILHRIR
- a CDS encoding L,D-transpeptidase encodes the protein MKRTCHLVLLLFLLAATAPEPSAAQSYINQSALSGILSACPEDLDTLPEVNYKYYVLYSSRDNNVLARNTFYKVLGDGDVQLGQERAKLVELLNRKLVAFTNIGDTLVVPDRFDVNFCAYSPFPYYYPGARDFDKLFIIEKEIQAWAAYEYGKLVRWGIVSTGAETSPTPNGRYNFNWKAEYRISSLSPPGEPWEMYWVFNFHEARGIHIHQYAMPTGGPQSHGCVRLIDDDAKWVYHWADGWKLASGGNGFPSSFGTVIAPGTTVLVIGQETFGHPTPFEYAPRFPVLHRVELPAHPYDVPPGTPQQDYFDRIRGTN
- a CDS encoding UpxY family transcription antiterminator; protein product: MENAFLNPNPEKYWRVFYTAPRAEKKCEQRLQERRFEVFLPKRAVIRQWKDRKKKVIEPLFPNYLFAKVDEGERIRVLQTDGIVRCVSFGGRLAQMSEEEIENLRITQNDPLRLEPLHGPLPPRGTKVVVQEGPFRGLRGEVVSHRGETHVVLIVPTIRQAVRINIPAVWAQPVPADAASRR
- the xseB gene encoding exodeoxyribonuclease VII small subunit is translated as MSKQTAPPPPEEMTFEQALRRLETIVEMLENDEADLDAALQAYEEGVRLARFCLQRLEAAELRIQELRLE
- a CDS encoding SDR family NAD(P)-dependent oxidoreductase; its protein translation is MDLGLKGKVAVVTGASRGIGERIARSLAAEGCRLVICARGEEALRGVAGAIERDGGEVLALPLDITAPDAPGRLVHATLERYGRLDVFVGNAGGNRRKPFVETTDDDWEAILDLNLKAHIRTSRAVVAPMKAAGGGAILFVASIFGREAGGANLSIYNTTKSALISVAKIMAVELAPYNIRVNTVAPGSIRFPGGSWDRRCKEDPEGMARFVAQNIPMGRFGTAEEVADVVTFLVSERASWVSGACVNVDGVQSHSLI
- the xseA gene encoding exodeoxyribonuclease VII large subunit is translated as MERPILSVRELVRGIKDLVGTHFDDVQVEGELSNFRRPASGHCYFTLKDADAQIRCVMWQGYARHLFFRPTDGLLVRVRGEVTLYETRGDLQIVVRSMRLAGEGALQQAFEALKRKLAAEGLFDARHKKPLPPFPETVGIVTSGTGAALHDILSILERRFPAVRALVCPVQVQGLGAAEAVAEAIDSFNALPAGDPLRPDLLIVGRGGGSAEDLWAFNEEIVARAIFASEIPIISAVGHETDVSIADFVADVRAATPSMAAELAVPDRREVAFLVRGLCDRLHARLTQTVEERRRHIRHLIGSRAFLRPVDRLHTAGQRLDELLLRLSRSPRRLFETRRHRLDALTARLHLLDPRRPLHLGYARVERGGVPVTAAADLHPGDEVLLRFADDSRPALIR
- a CDS encoding low molecular weight protein-tyrosine-phosphatase, whose translation is MPSNPPSNKIKVLFVCLGNICRSPLAEGVFRHLVRERGLEDRFDIDSAGTGSWHVGEPPDRRMRETARRHGVPLDGQRARQFTARDLEHYDHIFVMDRDNLHDVLFLDREDRYGNKVRLFREFDPEPGDYQVPDPYYGGAQGFENVFAIVERTARTLLDRLVAEYDLDQTTA